The Stenotrophomonas maltophilia genome includes a region encoding these proteins:
- a CDS encoding MGMT family protein, translating into MAARRTDGTGADRRHRAGTDRRTAGDPPAALTPEQARARILAVIRAIPVGQVMGYGQVAMRAGLPGRARLTARILGQNDDPDLPWHRVLRSDGRIAMEEGSAGWREQSQRLRAEGVVVENGRVRMPAADPAAALDAAVWGPG; encoded by the coding sequence ATGGCTGCTCGACGAACCGATGGGACCGGCGCAGATCGCCGGCACCGTGCTGGTACTGATCGGCGTACTGCTGGTGACCCGCCTGCGGCGCTGACACCGGAGCAGGCGCGTGCGCGCATCCTGGCGGTGATCCGCGCGATCCCCGTGGGCCAGGTGATGGGCTACGGCCAGGTGGCGATGCGCGCGGGCCTGCCCGGGCGTGCACGCCTGACCGCGCGCATCCTGGGCCAGAACGACGACCCGGACCTGCCCTGGCACCGCGTGCTGCGCTCGGATGGGCGAATTGCCATGGAAGAAGGGTCGGCCGGATGGCGCGAGCAGTCACAGCGGTTGCGCGCGGAGGGCGTAGTGGTGGAGAACGGCCGGGTGCGGATGCCGGCGGCTGATCCGGCAGCGGCACTGGATGCCGCTGTGTGGGGCCCGGGATGA
- a CDS encoding DMT family transporter, which produces MSSPASRIATASPRIALGGIGLAAIGAIAASGKAIIVKLGLRHGVDATTLLALRMLMALPLFVLMALWAARRAEPLSWADRARVLWLGFTGYYLSSLLDFQGLQYISVTLERLILYLNPTLVLLINVLLTRQRPGRWQIGALVLSYLGVLLAFGHDLQREGGQIIVGSLLVLGSALSYALYLFGSGQVVARIGAVRLTAYASCVASVLVLLHFAVTHPLPLLWQAPAPVQWLSLVNATACTVLPVLAIMLAVQRVGSSLAAQVGMLGPVSTIVMSLWLLDEPMGPAQIAGTVLVLIGVLLVTRLRR; this is translated from the coding sequence ATGTCCAGCCCCGCTTCCCGTATCGCCACCGCTTCCCCACGCATCGCGCTGGGAGGCATCGGCCTGGCCGCGATCGGCGCCATCGCCGCCTCCGGCAAGGCCATCATCGTCAAGCTCGGCCTGCGTCACGGCGTGGATGCCACCACGCTGCTCGCCCTGCGCATGCTGATGGCGCTACCGCTGTTCGTGCTGATGGCACTGTGGGCCGCGCGCCGGGCCGAGCCGCTGTCCTGGGCCGACCGTGCCCGCGTGTTGTGGCTGGGCTTCACCGGCTACTACCTGTCCAGTCTGCTCGACTTCCAGGGCCTGCAGTACATCAGCGTGACCCTTGAGCGCCTGATTCTTTACTTGAACCCGACCCTGGTGCTGCTGATCAACGTGCTGCTGACGCGCCAGCGGCCGGGTCGGTGGCAGATCGGCGCGCTGGTGCTGAGTTACCTCGGCGTGCTGCTCGCCTTCGGCCACGATCTGCAGCGCGAGGGCGGGCAGATCATCGTCGGCAGCCTGCTGGTACTGGGCAGTGCGCTCAGCTACGCGCTGTACCTGTTCGGCAGTGGGCAGGTGGTCGCACGCATCGGCGCGGTGCGGTTGACCGCCTATGCCAGCTGCGTGGCCAGCGTGCTGGTGCTGCTGCATTTCGCGGTGACCCATCCGCTGCCGTTGCTGTGGCAGGCACCGGCGCCAGTGCAATGGCTGTCGCTGGTCAATGCCACCGCGTGCACGGTGCTGCCGGTGCTGGCGATCATGCTGGCGGTGCAGCGCGTGGGTTCGTCGCTGGCCGCGCAGGTCGGTATGCTGGGCCCTGTTTCCACCATCGTGATGAGCCTATGGCTGCTCGACGAACCGATGGGACCGGCGCAGATCGCCGGCACCGTGCTGGTACTGATCGGCGTACTGCTGGTGACCCGCCTGCGGCGCTGA
- a CDS encoding phytoene desaturase family protein: protein MSWDAIIIGGGHNGLVCAAYLAKAGKNVLVLERRGVLGGAAVTEEFHPGFRNSVASYTVSLLQPKVIEDLQLHAHGLRIVARPANNFLPLPDDRYLLSAPGRTQAEVAGFSERDAQRLPAYEARLEIFADVLRAWALRAPPDIGVAGGWRGLPALWQMGKLGRELAALDAPLRQELLDLFTLSAAEYLDRWFESEPIKALFGFDGIVGNYASPYTPGSAYVLLHHVFGQCNGVKGAWGHAMGGMGAISQAIASAAREAGAELRVDAGVRRVLTEQGRTVGVELANGETLRARAVVANVNPKLLYEQLLEPAQVPAATRERMTNWRCGSGTFRMNVALSRLPEFRALPGPGDHLSAGIIMAPSLDYMDRAWLDARRDGWSREPIVEMLIPSTLDDSLAPPGQHVASLFCQHVAPVLPDGRHWDDHRETVADLMIATVERYAPGFADSVLGRQVLSPLDLERTFGLVGGDIFHGALSANQLFSARPMVGQAGYRGALPGLYLCGSGTHPGGGVTGAPGHNAAQVVLRDL, encoded by the coding sequence ATGTCCTGGGATGCAATCATCATCGGGGGTGGCCACAACGGTCTGGTCTGTGCGGCCTATCTGGCGAAGGCCGGAAAGAACGTGCTGGTCCTTGAACGGCGCGGCGTGCTCGGCGGAGCGGCGGTCACCGAGGAGTTCCATCCCGGCTTCCGCAACTCGGTGGCGTCGTACACGGTGTCGCTGTTGCAACCGAAGGTGATCGAAGACCTGCAACTGCATGCGCATGGGCTGCGCATCGTCGCGCGCCCGGCCAACAACTTCCTGCCATTGCCCGACGACCGCTACCTGTTGTCGGCACCTGGCCGCACCCAGGCCGAAGTCGCTGGATTCTCCGAGCGGGATGCACAGCGCCTGCCAGCGTACGAAGCACGCCTGGAGATCTTCGCCGATGTACTGCGCGCGTGGGCTCTACGCGCGCCACCGGACATCGGCGTTGCCGGCGGCTGGCGCGGCCTGCCCGCACTTTGGCAGATGGGGAAGCTCGGCCGCGAACTGGCGGCGCTGGATGCACCGCTGCGGCAGGAGCTGCTGGACCTGTTCACGCTGTCGGCGGCGGAATACCTGGACCGCTGGTTCGAGAGCGAGCCGATCAAGGCGCTGTTCGGCTTCGATGGCATCGTCGGCAACTATGCCAGTCCATACACACCGGGCAGCGCCTACGTGTTGCTGCATCACGTGTTCGGCCAGTGCAATGGCGTGAAGGGTGCATGGGGCCATGCGATGGGTGGCATGGGCGCGATCAGCCAGGCCATCGCCAGCGCGGCGCGCGAGGCCGGGGCCGAGCTGCGCGTGGATGCCGGCGTGCGACGGGTACTGACCGAACAGGGCCGCACCGTGGGGGTGGAACTGGCCAACGGCGAAACCCTGCGTGCACGCGCGGTGGTCGCCAACGTCAATCCGAAGCTGCTGTACGAACAGCTGCTGGAGCCGGCGCAGGTACCGGCTGCCACACGCGAACGCATGACGAACTGGCGCTGCGGTTCCGGCACCTTCCGGATGAACGTGGCGCTGTCGCGGCTGCCGGAGTTCCGCGCCCTGCCCGGTCCGGGCGATCACCTCAGTGCCGGCATCATCATGGCACCCAGCCTGGACTACATGGATCGCGCCTGGCTGGATGCGCGCCGCGACGGTTGGTCGCGCGAACCGATCGTGGAAATGCTGATACCCAGTACGCTGGACGATTCACTGGCACCGCCCGGGCAGCATGTGGCCAGCCTGTTCTGCCAGCATGTGGCGCCGGTACTTCCTGATGGGCGTCACTGGGATGACCACCGCGAGACGGTAGCCGACCTGATGATCGCTACCGTTGAACGCTATGCGCCCGGCTTCGCTGACAGCGTGCTCGGTCGTCAGGTGCTGTCCCCGCTCGATCTGGAACGCACCTTCGGCCTGGTCGGCGGCGACATCTTCCACGGCGCACTGAGCGCCAACCAGTTGTTCTCGGCGCGGCCGATGGTCGGCCAGGCCGGCTATCGCGGCGCCCTTCCCGGCCTGTATCTGTGTGGGTCGGGTACCCATCCCGGCGGTGGTGTTACCGGTGCACCGGGGCACAATGCGGCGCAGGTGGTGCTGCGGGACCTGTAG
- a CDS encoding rhomboid family intramembrane serine protease → MFPRLPTVTKALLIANAILFLLQQPFLLGMQTFEPFMLQPLQQGFDAFSPGGNFQPWQLLTYGFLHGSFGHLFFNMLAVFMFGAPLEQTWGEKRFLLYYLVCVAGAGVCQLLVGTLLENPATVLGASGGVFGLLLAYGMLFPNQRVMLLFPPIPMKARTFVILFGVGELVLGMTGWQPGVAHFAHLGGMLFGWLLIRYWRGQPPFNKRRPPGPPKRPNHLRSVK, encoded by the coding sequence ATGTTCCCGCGACTGCCAACCGTCACCAAGGCCCTGCTGATCGCCAATGCGATCCTGTTCCTGCTGCAGCAGCCGTTCCTGCTCGGCATGCAGACCTTCGAGCCGTTCATGCTGCAACCGCTGCAGCAGGGCTTCGATGCGTTCTCGCCGGGCGGCAACTTCCAGCCGTGGCAGCTGCTGACCTATGGCTTCCTGCATGGCAGCTTCGGCCACCTGTTCTTCAACATGCTGGCGGTCTTCATGTTCGGCGCGCCGCTGGAGCAGACCTGGGGCGAGAAGCGCTTCCTGCTGTATTACCTGGTGTGCGTGGCTGGTGCAGGCGTCTGCCAGCTGCTGGTGGGCACGCTGCTGGAAAACCCGGCGACGGTGCTGGGCGCCTCCGGTGGCGTGTTTGGCCTGCTGCTGGCCTACGGCATGCTGTTCCCCAACCAGCGGGTGATGCTGCTGTTCCCGCCGATCCCGATGAAGGCGCGGACCTTCGTGATCCTGTTCGGCGTGGGCGAACTGGTGCTGGGCATGACCGGCTGGCAGCCGGGCGTGGCCCATTTCGCGCACCTGGGCGGCATGCTGTTCGGCTGGTTGCTGATCCGTTACTGGCGCGGGCAGCCGCCGTTCAACAAGCGCCGCCCGCCCGGCCCACCGAAGCGCCCGAACCATCTGCGCAGCGTCAAATGA